A genomic region of Gemmata massiliana contains the following coding sequences:
- a CDS encoding RNA polymerase sigma factor: MEPERYEELRDGLKRGCSEAWREFTAAVLGPVAVFFRAALRGEELVEDLTNETVRRLLEHADVLDRAFPELLAWVQRVARNLVLDGHQARARWRRAADVQRVRLLRAGHEPPPGVGEGTGDTIGRLWSALERLPEHYRLVLVLCYVQGHSHEEIAGALGMSVSAVNSRLFAARRALREALGTDPRAPEAS; this comes from the coding sequence ATGGAACCGGAACGGTACGAGGAGCTCCGCGACGGGCTCAAGCGCGGGTGTTCCGAGGCGTGGCGCGAGTTTACCGCCGCGGTGCTTGGGCCCGTGGCCGTGTTCTTCCGCGCGGCGCTTCGGGGGGAGGAGTTGGTCGAGGACCTGACCAACGAGACCGTGCGCCGGCTCCTGGAGCACGCGGACGTGCTGGATCGGGCGTTCCCGGAACTCCTGGCCTGGGTCCAACGCGTGGCCCGGAACCTGGTCCTCGACGGGCACCAGGCCCGGGCCCGGTGGCGCCGGGCCGCGGACGTGCAGCGGGTCCGTTTGCTCCGAGCCGGGCACGAGCCGCCGCCCGGGGTGGGAGAAGGCACGGGAGATACGATTGGGCGACTGTGGAGCGCCCTCGAGCGGCTCCCTGAGCACTACCGGCTGGTGCTGGTGTTGTGCTACGTGCAGGGGCACTCGCACGAGGAGATTGCCGGCGCGCTGGGCATGTCCGTTTCGGCCGTGAACTCGCGCTTGTTCGCGGCCCGCCGGGCACTGCGCGAAGCGTTGGGGACCGATCCTCGTGCCCCTGAAGCCTCGTGA
- a CDS encoding serine/threonine-protein kinase, with protein sequence MVHRTGNESAVEPRNDGIAGGADLARDWSRLVGTGGEPAPDSRTRAAETGTGLEGRGVYRLTACLGAGGFGEVWRAEQVEPVARAVAVKLIRPGLRSAGVLARFGAERRALARMTHPNIARVYDAGTAGDGRPFFAMELVEGGVPVTAYCDAHALNIRARLELFLPVCAALHHAHQKGLIHRDVKPSNVLIGPGEGSPVPKVIDFGVAKALGDTWETGEQLTVAGEVVGTPAYMSPEQARAGGDVDVRSDVYGLGALLYDLLAGSPPFVVAAGTHPANVFDMIGAFEVPAPATRLGAESSEARATLAARRGTEPGSLLRSLRGELEWVVLRALARDPAERYSDAEALAADVRRYLRDEPVAAAPPSIRYRVRKWVRRHRRAVSVLAVILFGAAGYAGAEYRTAARTRFVEREGPAEMLAAWEEPPQTRLARLEPLRARLDQHAPAPRERTWSVLLDLMIGFARHLQGDDARARDAFTVALTELEGRVEPDPQHRAARQLLLQLGYAARAVAHEGLARRSLPIETTLGPERMPDRATVAAGAADFAWCYADLERTRSLRATGGWILGARDTEQLLNSAEAARGLVLARTRFYLVKGLLERGHWEETLHVARILDRCDTLMAGEGHYDVACAFAVAYGHTKNTDDADRAVKHLRAARQLGFGRDAVQAAMGTIRGSLKSHLANDLDVNSLRHHPDFIVFEKQLGADAATR encoded by the coding sequence ATGGTGCACCGAACGGGAAACGAGAGTGCCGTCGAACCCCGGAACGACGGGATCGCTGGAGGAGCGGACCTCGCACGCGACTGGTCGCGCCTCGTGGGGACCGGTGGCGAACCCGCCCCGGATTCGCGCACACGTGCGGCGGAAACCGGTACCGGGCTCGAGGGTCGTGGCGTGTACCGGCTGACCGCGTGCCTCGGTGCGGGCGGGTTCGGTGAGGTGTGGCGCGCCGAGCAGGTCGAACCGGTCGCCCGCGCGGTGGCGGTCAAGCTGATCCGCCCGGGCCTCAGATCGGCGGGCGTTCTGGCCCGGTTCGGGGCCGAGCGCCGGGCCCTGGCCCGGATGACCCATCCGAACATCGCGCGCGTGTACGATGCTGGGACGGCGGGCGACGGGCGACCGTTTTTTGCGATGGAACTGGTCGAGGGCGGGGTGCCCGTGACCGCGTACTGTGACGCGCACGCGCTGAACATCCGGGCCCGGTTGGAGCTGTTCTTGCCCGTGTGCGCGGCCCTGCACCACGCGCACCAGAAGGGGCTCATCCACCGGGACGTAAAGCCGTCCAATGTGCTGATCGGGCCGGGGGAGGGGAGCCCGGTACCCAAGGTGATCGACTTCGGCGTGGCCAAAGCGCTGGGGGACACGTGGGAAACTGGGGAGCAACTGACGGTGGCCGGGGAGGTGGTCGGAACGCCCGCTTATATGAGTCCCGAACAGGCCCGGGCCGGCGGCGATGTGGACGTGCGGAGCGACGTCTACGGGCTCGGCGCGTTGCTCTATGACCTGCTCGCCGGGAGCCCGCCGTTCGTGGTCGCCGCGGGAACTCACCCGGCAAACGTGTTCGACATGATCGGCGCGTTCGAGGTGCCGGCACCCGCCACCCGGCTCGGGGCCGAATCATCTGAAGCTCGGGCCACGCTGGCGGCCCGGCGAGGGACCGAACCGGGGAGTTTGCTCCGGAGCTTGCGGGGAGAGTTGGAATGGGTCGTGCTGCGCGCCCTCGCGCGTGACCCGGCCGAGCGTTATTCGGATGCCGAGGCGCTGGCTGCAGATGTGCGCCGGTATTTGAGGGACGAACCGGTTGCGGCGGCCCCGCCGTCGATCCGGTATCGGGTCCGTAAGTGGGTGCGCCGGCACCGGCGCGCGGTATCGGTGCTGGCGGTGATTCTGTTCGGCGCGGCGGGGTACGCGGGGGCCGAGTACCGGACCGCCGCGCGCACCCGCTTCGTGGAGCGGGAAGGGCCGGCCGAGATGTTGGCCGCGTGGGAGGAACCGCCGCAGACGCGCCTGGCCCGACTGGAACCGCTCCGCGCGCGCCTCGACCAGCACGCGCCCGCGCCGCGCGAGCGCACCTGGTCCGTGCTCCTGGACCTGATGATCGGGTTCGCCCGGCACTTGCAGGGTGACGACGCGAGGGCCCGGGATGCGTTCACCGTTGCTCTGACGGAGTTGGAGGGGCGAGTGGAACCGGACCCGCAGCACCGCGCGGCGCGACAATTATTGCTGCAGTTGGGTTACGCGGCCCGGGCCGTGGCTCACGAGGGCCTGGCCCGCCGGTCGCTACCGATCGAGACCACGCTGGGACCCGAACGCATGCCGGACCGGGCCACGGTCGCCGCCGGTGCCGCCGATTTCGCCTGGTGCTACGCGGATCTGGAGCGCACCCGCTCCTTGCGCGCTACGGGCGGGTGGATCCTGGGCGCACGCGACACGGAGCAGCTCCTCAATTCGGCCGAGGCGGCGCGTGGGCTGGTGCTGGCGCGCACCCGTTTTTACCTGGTCAAGGGGCTGCTGGAGCGCGGGCACTGGGAGGAGACGCTTCATGTGGCGCGGATCTTGGACCGATGTGACACGCTTATGGCCGGGGAAGGGCACTATGATGTCGCGTGTGCATTCGCGGTGGCCTACGGTCACACCAAGAACACAGACGACGCCGACCGGGCGGTGAAACACCTGCGTGCGGCGCGCCAGCTGGGGTTCGGCAGGGACGCGGTTCAGGCCGCGATGGGCACCATCCGGGGTAGCTTGAAGAGCCATTTGGCTAACGATCTCGATGTAAACTCGCTGCGCCATCACCCGGATTTCATAGTGTTCGAAAAGCAACTGGGCGCGGATGCTGCTACGAGATAA
- a CDS encoding TIGR02996 domain-containing protein produces the protein MNYIYNDGAGGIRDNWNWEILLLGQEGQAWMDNGRLLLQAIKSHPRERVPRLIYADWLEENGQPERAQFIRLNTTQEMTTNNTERAVSARQANQIEKKYKSFWCQPGLNPKDVEYRDGMPFLHIEADRFLRDIETILVNHPDIIGVNIINDLLEANLTEQAARSPLLANFNQLAFSGFYRPTDELIGVLVQNPALAQVTHLSFPFPEISDAGAQAIAQCHYLSVLTSLTIMRRRALTPEGFVALSSGIYSDSLEHLSYSMCYLSDNHIRAIAEDGPKLPNLKTLDLSLSWSTRTGLVSIASSTRLPSSTTLEISGINGLRFTGTIEDLRTALASRWRFGGENYRN, from the coding sequence TTGAATTATATTTACAATGACGGGGCGGGCGGCATTCGTGATAATTGGAATTGGGAAATATTGTTACTTGGCCAGGAGGGGCAAGCATGGATGGACAACGGTAGACTCCTATTGCAGGCGATTAAGTCTCACCCACGCGAGCGGGTTCCACGCCTGATATATGCGGATTGGCTAGAGGAAAATGGGCAACCTGAGCGTGCGCAATTCATTCGACTTAATACCACACAAGAAATGACTACGAATAATACTGAACGAGCAGTATCTGCGCGTCAAGCAAACCAAATCGAAAAGAAATATAAATCATTTTGGTGTCAGCCCGGTCTTAATCCTAAAGACGTAGAGTATCGAGACGGGATGCCATTCTTGCATATTGAAGCTGATCGTTTCTTGCGCGATATTGAAACGATACTAGTGAATCATCCCGATATCATTGGCGTAAACATCATCAATGACCTGCTGGAGGCGAACTTAACGGAGCAGGCCGCCCGCTCACCTCTTTTAGCCAATTTCAACCAACTAGCTTTTTCTGGATTTTACCGACCTACGGACGAGCTTATTGGAGTACTGGTCCAAAATCCGGCTCTCGCCCAAGTCACTCATCTCTCATTTCCCTTCCCGGAAATTTCCGATGCGGGAGCGCAGGCAATTGCTCAATGTCACTATTTGAGCGTTCTAACCTCGCTGACGATTATGAGGAGAAGAGCCTTAACGCCCGAAGGGTTCGTAGCGCTCTCCAGTGGCATCTATTCCGACTCACTTGAGCACCTCAGTTACAGCATGTGTTACCTCAGCGATAATCATATACGGGCTATTGCGGAAGATGGGCCAAAACTTCCGAATTTGAAGACGCTCGATCTTTCATTAAGTTGGTCAACTCGCACTGGGCTCGTTAGCATTGCCAGCTCAACACGATTGCCGTCGTCAACTACACTTGAGATAAGTGGTATAAACG